Proteins encoded in a region of the Nocardia asteroides genome:
- a CDS encoding GuaB1 family IMP dehydrogenase-related protein produces MRFLPGHQPPYDLTYDDLFLVPNRTDVASRFDVDLSTSDGSGTTIPIVVANMTAVAGRRMAETVARRGGIVVLPQDLPITAAADTIAFVKSRSLTADTPVTLDPDRSVSEAVALMHKRAHGAVVVVDAGRPVGVVTEASCADVDRFARLREVAVTDFVRAPASTTPRDLFDLLHAEHADFAVLTAEDGTLAGMLTRTGALRAGIYQPAVDAAGKLRVAAAVGINGDVAAKAKSLVDSGADLLVIDTAHGHQAKMLETLAAVRDLGLGVPLVAGNVVSAEGTRDLAEAGADIVKVGVGPGAMCTTRMMTGVGRPQFSAVAECAAAAEELGVHIWADGGVRHPRDVALALAAGASNVMIGSWFAGTYESPGDLRVDRDGNAYKESFGMASKRAVAARTASDSEFDRARKGLFEEGISSSRMRLDPERPGVEDLLDHICSGVRSACTYAGARTLAEFHDKAVLGVQSAAGFAEGRPLPSGW; encoded by the coding sequence GTGCGCTTTCTCCCCGGTCATCAGCCGCCGTACGACCTGACCTACGACGACCTCTTCCTCGTCCCGAACCGGACGGACGTGGCGTCGCGCTTCGATGTCGATCTCTCGACCAGCGACGGGTCCGGCACCACCATCCCGATCGTCGTGGCCAACATGACCGCCGTCGCCGGGCGCAGAATGGCCGAGACCGTCGCCCGCCGCGGCGGCATCGTCGTCCTCCCCCAGGACCTGCCGATCACTGCGGCCGCCGACACCATCGCGTTCGTCAAGAGCCGCTCGCTCACCGCCGACACCCCCGTCACCCTCGACCCCGACCGCTCGGTCTCCGAGGCGGTGGCACTCATGCACAAGCGCGCGCACGGCGCGGTCGTGGTGGTCGACGCCGGCCGCCCGGTGGGTGTGGTCACCGAGGCCTCCTGCGCCGACGTCGACCGCTTCGCCCGGCTCCGGGAAGTCGCGGTGACCGATTTCGTGCGAGCCCCCGCGAGCACCACCCCGCGTGACCTGTTCGACCTGTTGCACGCAGAGCACGCCGACTTCGCCGTGCTCACCGCCGAGGACGGCACCCTCGCCGGGATGCTGACCCGCACCGGCGCCCTGCGCGCGGGCATCTACCAGCCCGCCGTCGACGCCGCGGGCAAGCTGCGCGTCGCGGCGGCGGTCGGCATCAACGGCGACGTGGCCGCCAAGGCCAAGTCACTGGTGGATTCGGGCGCCGACCTGCTCGTCATCGACACCGCGCACGGTCACCAGGCGAAAATGCTCGAAACCCTCGCGGCGGTGCGCGATCTCGGGCTCGGCGTTCCGTTGGTCGCGGGCAACGTCGTCTCCGCCGAAGGCACCAGGGATCTCGCGGAGGCGGGCGCGGACATCGTCAAGGTCGGTGTCGGGCCGGGCGCCATGTGCACCACCCGGATGATGACCGGCGTCGGCCGCCCGCAGTTCTCCGCGGTGGCCGAATGCGCCGCCGCCGCCGAGGAACTGGGCGTGCACATCTGGGCCGACGGCGGTGTGCGCCATCCCCGCGACGTGGCGCTCGCGCTGGCCGCGGGCGCGTCCAACGTGATGATCGGCTCCTGGTTCGCCGGTACCTACGAGTCCCCCGGCGATCTGCGCGTCGATCGCGACGGCAACGCGTACAAGGAGAGCTTCGGCATGGCCTCCAAGCGGGCCGTCGCCGCCCGCACCGCCTCCGACAGCGAATTCGACCGCGCGCGCAAGGGGCTGTTCGAGGAGGGAATCTCCAGTTCCCGGATGCGGCTGGACCCCGAGCGTCCCGGCGTCGAGGACCTGCTCGACCACATCTGCTCCGGCGTGCGCAGCGCCTGTACCTACGCGGGCGCCCGGACGCTGGCCGAATTCCACGACAAGGCGGTGCTCGGCGTGCAGTCCGCGGCCGGATTCGCCGAAGGACGCCCGCTGCCCAGCGGTTGGTGA